A single Spiroplasma floricola 23-6 DNA region contains:
- a CDS encoding RelA/SpoT family protein → MHGQSTSQEQEFNYVECIEVDVLVAEMKKYIKNNKLIEEVKKAYYYAEDKHKDQKRKNGNPFIIHPLSTAYYLAQWRMGPKTIIAGLLHDVVEDTPVTFSEIEDIYGVEVADIVEAVTKVSYFTKENREQMKANYLRKLFLSMIRDIRVIIVKIADRMHNLLTLQYMTPEKQKIIAKETLEIYSTIAHRIGMKTAKNILEDYSFEYLNPKEYKRIKNLLEEDKNSRKELIQEIIVEINKKLKSEGIKNAQVFGRSKTIYSIYRKLTHFGKSFSDINDILAIRIITEKQDDCYRILGWLHQLFTPLSGRFKDYIATPKNNLYQSLHSTLSSKDGVIFECQIRTREMDDVAENGAAAHWKYKEGEKTIDIAEKQKEIDQKVDMFTRLMNLEKLASENLEINYNEESQKIDLSGEVIEETFKSDYLAPMIYILTPDGSVINLPFGSTVLDFAYKIHTEVGNKTVGAKINGVFSPYNTTLNSGEMVEIQTSKDTYPHEKWLRFVRTSTARRAIEDFLNEQKEKEAEKEKITNQKIIRNTKREIDRYIIANNLKWNVNSIEEIQKKLSVLDYKNIDEFLLSVGNGDFSIPEAVEIVYVSKQDLKDIKLINDMKTRKYKSTRGRDDLRINGIEKVSCSLAQCCYPIPVEPVTSFMSKTKGIQVHRSECLNITNIKKIKNLLKTEWIQSKTENKQYSAKIRMTAYDRPGILLDIVSVFAAQRANLTEIKIISQEDDYTGKGSMIITISDLDQLNIILKTLSEVPGMIGVTRATSSENPIS, encoded by the coding sequence ATGCATGGACAATCAACATCACAAGAGCAAGAATTTAATTATGTAGAATGTATAGAAGTTGATGTACTTGTTGCAGAAATGAAAAAATATATTAAAAATAATAAATTAATTGAAGAAGTAAAAAAAGCATATTATTATGCAGAAGATAAACACAAAGATCAAAAAAGAAAAAATGGAAATCCCTTTATAATTCACCCACTTTCAACAGCGTATTACTTAGCACAATGAAGAATGGGACCAAAAACAATTATTGCAGGACTTTTGCACGATGTTGTTGAAGACACTCCTGTAACATTTTCAGAAATAGAAGATATTTATGGTGTAGAAGTTGCAGATATAGTTGAAGCTGTAACTAAAGTAAGTTACTTTACAAAAGAAAATCGTGAACAAATGAAAGCTAATTATTTAAGAAAGCTTTTCTTATCAATGATTAGAGATATTAGAGTTATTATTGTTAAAATAGCTGATCGTATGCACAATTTATTAACTTTACAATATATGACTCCTGAAAAGCAAAAAATAATTGCAAAAGAAACTTTAGAAATTTATTCAACAATAGCTCATAGAATTGGTATGAAAACTGCCAAAAATATATTAGAGGATTACTCTTTTGAATACTTAAATCCTAAGGAATATAAAAGAATTAAAAATCTTTTAGAAGAAGATAAAAATTCTAGAAAAGAGTTAATACAAGAAATAATAGTGGAAATTAATAAAAAGCTTAAGTCAGAGGGAATCAAAAATGCTCAAGTTTTTGGTAGATCAAAGACAATTTATTCAATTTATAGAAAATTGACTCATTTTGGTAAATCATTTAGTGATATAAACGATATTTTAGCTATAAGAATCATAACTGAAAAGCAAGATGATTGTTATAGAATTTTAGGGTGATTACATCAATTATTTACACCTTTATCTGGAAGATTTAAAGATTATATTGCAACTCCAAAAAATAATTTATATCAATCATTGCACTCAACATTGTCAAGTAAAGATGGTGTTATTTTTGAATGTCAAATTAGAACCAGAGAAATGGATGATGTAGCAGAAAATGGAGCTGCTGCTCATTGAAAATATAAAGAGGGAGAAAAAACAATTGATATTGCAGAAAAGCAAAAAGAAATTGATCAAAAAGTTGATATGTTTACAAGATTAATGAATCTTGAAAAACTTGCAAGTGAAAATTTGGAAATAAATTATAATGAAGAGTCACAAAAAATTGATTTAAGTGGAGAAGTTATAGAAGAAACATTTAAATCTGACTATTTAGCTCCTATGATTTATATTTTGACTCCAGATGGAAGTGTTATTAACTTACCATTTGGCTCAACAGTTTTAGACTTTGCCTATAAAATTCATACAGAAGTTGGTAATAAAACTGTAGGTGCTAAAATTAATGGGGTATTTTCTCCTTATAACACAACACTAAACTCTGGTGAAATGGTTGAGATTCAAACCTCAAAAGATACGTATCCTCATGAAAAATGATTGCGTTTTGTTCGTACTTCAACAGCTCGAAGAGCAATTGAAGATTTCTTAAATGAACAAAAAGAAAAAGAAGCTGAAAAAGAAAAAATAACAAATCAAAAAATAATTAGAAATACTAAAAGAGAAATTGACAGATATATTATTGCAAACAATTTAAAATGAAATGTTAATTCTATTGAAGAAATTCAAAAAAAACTTAGTGTTCTTGATTATAAAAATATTGATGAGTTTTTATTATCTGTAGGTAATGGAGATTTTTCAATTCCTGAAGCAGTTGAAATAGTTTATGTATCAAAACAAGATTTAAAAGACATTAAACTAATTAATGATATGAAAACTAGAAAATATAAATCTACAAGAGGAAGAGATGATTTAAGAATAAATGGAATCGAAAAAGTTAGTTGTTCTCTTGCTCAGTGCTGTTATCCAATTCCAGTTGAACCAGTTACTAGTTTTATGTCAAAAACAAAAGGTATTCAAGTACACAGAAGCGAATGTTTAAATATAACAAATATTAAGAAAATTAAGAATTTACTTAAAACTGAATGAATTCAAAGTAAAACTGAAAATAAACAATATAGTGCAAAAATTAGAATGACTGCATATGATAGGCCTGGAATTCTACTTGATATAGTCTCTGTTTTTGCAGCTCAAAGAGCTAACTTAACAGAAATAAAAATTATATCTCAAGAAGATGATTACACTGGTAAAGGAAGTATGATTATAACTATCAGTGATTTAGATCAATTAAATATCATTTTAAAAACTCTTTCAGAAGTTCCTGGAATGATTGGAGTCACAAGAGCAACATCTTCTGAAAATCCTATATCTTAA